Genomic window (Pelodiscus sinensis isolate JC-2024 chromosome 17, ASM4963464v1, whole genome shotgun sequence):
AAAGGCTCTGCTGGAAGCCGGGCTGAGTTCATCTAGTTCTAGCACTTCAGTTACGTGCTGGAGAAGTGCAGCACTAAGGGGGCTCTGCACgcagccagctccccctgccGGGCAGGACAGGGCCCACACTCCAGCCCTGCCATTCCTTCGGAGAAGAAAAAGCACCCAGTCAAAGCTACAGCAGAGCATGAGGCCCCTAGTgtacccctccctgctgccccacaagCTGCGTTCCCATCTAGCACAGGGCATTCTGCATCTGCAGTCACTggcccacagagaaatcagtcgggggccacacacgagTGACAAGCAAAGCCAAACAAGctagggctgcatctggccccaggtCATAGGTTCCCCCCCTGCTCTAGTGTATTTCCCAGTAGGGCCCAGGAGCTGTGAGGGCCACGTTATTCTGCATGTCATGTCTCACCTGGCAGCTGCACATCTCAGTGCAGCGAGGGAGCAAACCCCCCCCAACTTTCCCCTGAACTCTAGCAGAATGGACACATCTGGTCGTTCAATCTGCTGCCGCACAGCCACCCTGGCAGCTAGCCCGAGTGCCGCTCTCCCTgtgcagcgcgccgggcggggcATGCAAGGCCAAGCCCTGCTATGAGCGAATGCGTGCTCGCAGGCCACGGGCGCCAAGAGGCCTGTGGAGCTCAGGTTCAGCTCTGTCCCCTTCGGGCacttccccagctgtgctgctgcagaacCCACCACACGTTCCCATCCACGGGGGCTTTTATTCTCTTGGACCAAACAGTCAGGCTTGTCGGAAAGCAAAGACGGGAGCACAAAACCGCACAAATAAATAAAGTGAAGTCCGATGGCCACTGAGCAGTCCCGCTGCCAATCCATTGCTGGGGTGGGAGGCCGTGGTGCTAGCCATGCCACACGTGGGACGGGGGCTGGCCTTAGCAAGGAAGCGGTGCTGCAAGCCAGGCTTCTGCAAAGGGGCACATCACCTAGCCGCTGCAGGGACCGAGAGACTCTTCCCACGGGCTGCCGCCCTGCCATCTGGCTGGCCAGTGACCACTGAGGAAAGGGAAGTCCCGTTCTCCATGGCAATGTATAAGTCTAGGCTAGGAGACATTAAGCCTTATGAGAGCACAGAAGGAATGTACGACTCAGTTCTCCCTTTGGTTCCCTCTACGCCCTACACGAGGGACCGGTCACATCTAGTTCTAGCTTTCTCTAATGGctacctccccccacacctgcaCTTCCACTCGGCTCCCTGGTGAAGGCAGCAGAAGGGTGTCGCCATGCCAAgatgagagaagagaagagaagaaaggggTTAGCCCAAGCTACACTAGTGCCCCTCCTCTCCACCGCTGGGCTCAGCAGGAAATGAAACCCattggcaggagaagggaaggtcCCGCCCATACAGGATTTAACACTAAGGACTGATGTGTACAGCAGCCACTGCCCCCAGACCAAACACCACATGTGAACTACTAGGAGCTGACAGTGCAGAGCCAGGGAGCTAGATGGTTATTCAAAGCAATCTCGTGAGAACGTCAGTGAAGGCTCCAGTGTCTGACAGGCTTGGCTGGAGGGCTTTGGTCTCTGCTTCTCTCTCCAGGACAGACATCAGCCTGGTGTCCTGGTCCCTTGGCCGGGCACTGAGCAGAAAGCCTGGGACGCAGGTGGGCAGGACAGCCAGCTGCCCGGGAAGAGGTCTCCCCACTAGGCAGGGCTTTCGGGTGCTAGAGGGGTGCGCACTCCCAGTGGAGCAGGACTACTGCTGATCCAGGAGGATGGACGTGGTGCTATTCCGGGAGCTTTCTATAAAAAGCGGGCGGTTCGGGCTTTGCTGCAGAAGCAGCGATGGCTGTTTTCCAGACTTCTTTCTAGCTCCTCGGTGCTCTGGCGTGAGAAAGCCTTTCCCAGGTGACTGCAGAGACAGGGATGGGGACGTGACCCGAAGCACCCTTTACTCCATTCCGAATACACCAAGGCCAGCCGGCCTCGGACGCAGCATCTTCCTAGAAGCCCGTGGGAGTGAGCACGTTTAGGTCCCGGGGTTGGAGGTTATGGGACCGTGCCgactgcttcttcccctccatagCGGGAATGTCCATCCTGGGCGGTCTGAACGTGGCTGGGTCCTCTGCCATCCTGGTGGCCTGGGCACGGATCAGCTCCATTGGGGATGGCTTCTGGGCACCCTTGTAGGGCTGGATGGTAAAGGCCCCTAAGGGAAAATGTTGACAGCACATAAGGAGGGAGTCCGGTACCCAGTTTGCAGAGCAGGCACACTAGCAAGGCCTGCACCATAAGGAAGCTGCTCTTCGAGCTGAAGGGCTGAACGCTTGCCTTGACATGTGCAAAGGCACACAGATCTCACGCAGTTCTCCCCGCAGCGCCCCGGGGGTTGCTAGTGGCCTGCAGTGCCTGGCcccacagacccctgcagaagAGCTCCAAGCTGGGAAAGCAGCACAGGCAGGCAGCCGGACACGGCTCTCCCTGTTATGCAAGCGACCGAGACGGGATCGGTGCAGAGCTAGCCACTGACAGGCGAGAGGCCATATGTTTGGCAGGCTACTTCCACACGAAGGCTGGGAAGTGTCACTCCTGTTACCAAAGAGACCAGTGGCAGTGCCGGTGTTCTGTCTCCACCAGCAGGCCACAAGATGCTCTAGTTCGACACGGAGAAAAGCCTGGGCACCACAAGAGGCCGCTACAAACAGCGGCTGGAACAACACGGCCAAGTTCCTGTGAAATCTACTTGTGGCCACTGTGTGCTGCCTCTCACTGACCACTTAGACTGGGTGCACCCTCCCAAGTCAGCCCCTCCCGCTGCCTCGGCCAGCTTTTGAGAAGGcgtctcctcctccagcaggcacGTACCTGGGTCATTTGCAGATTTCTGGACAGCTTTGGGTCCAAACAGGCTCCATTTTTCAGAGGCTATTCTGTCTCTGTCCCCCCCATCGGAGTCCAGGTCTGGGCCAGTGATAGAAGTGGAGGATCCCTGACTAAACCAGCCCCTGGAAGAGAAGAATCATGTTGGAGCATTACCAACGGAAGGGAGAAGTGACAGTTTCGTCTGTGCCCCCATGGGCCCACCAGAAGCAGCCAGTCCCAAACAAGCAGTAATCGGCCTTTTGCTCTAAGGCCACGTCGCTTCATCCGCCACCCGATCCCAGAAGCGAGAACGTGCACCCCACAGAGTTCTAGGAGCTCTCACAGGACTCTAGTCCCTCTGAACAGCCAATGCTGACTCCTACAGAAACCCCTGGGAGGCGCTGAACCCCACCCACCAGTAGACCGCCGAGCTCTCGGGTACTGGGCAGGGAGGCTGTTGCACCTCTGGCTCTAGGGCCTGAAGGAAGCCAGGTCCCCCAGGAGGCATAGGGCTGTCCTGCGCGGGACTGTACCTGTGTTTCTGTttgggagaggagtgaggggtgctGCTTGGAGTGGACTGAGTGGAAGACGCCGGTTTGTCTTCTCTGGCCATCTCGCCACTTTGCATCTTTAACTTCTGTTAGAAGGGCAAGAGGAAAACAAAAGCAGCATGAGCACTGGGAGTAAGCGAgtgggctgcagctgtgtgtcACAAGGGCTGCGTGCCGGGTGCCTGTTCATCACACGTAGGGCGCCACGTCTCAGACGGCGTGTAGCTCCCAGAGCATTTCAGGAAGAAGGTCGAGTTACTCCGGCCTAAGGGAGCAGTTCACGCCGCGCTCTCGTTAGAGCCACACCGCCCTCTGCCAGGGTCTCAGTAGGATCCCCACTGCAGGGAAGCGAGTTTATCTGGCTCCTTGCTGTACTCGTCAATAGCACTGCCCTGGCTAGGTGCCACGTGGCCCACCGGCCTCTTGCTTCTAACTCAGCTGTCTAGCGACTGCCTCGCAAGGGAGCACCGCTGTACTATTTGGAAGCCATGCCCAGCATCAGGGCTCTCAAGGCTTTCCTGCCTCTGCAAACAGGACATCGGACAGGGACCTACTCCACGCCAACCCGGTCATTTCAAACCCTTCCTGATGGCACAATGCTAACGTCAATGGGAGTCATGGTCTGAAGAGGGACTCGGGAACTTCTCCCTCATCTGCTTCAGTGACAGCTTGCATGCCACAGACACACCGCTGCTGCTTTACTCTTATGAGCACCGCAGAGTAGGGATGTTGGCAAACATCTAGTTTTGTGAACATGTAACCTCGGAATTTCTcagcggttacacgtttacacacggggggcaggcgggagccagtgctcacagaGAGCCAGCCCTCATGCCAGCTCCCtgagagcactggctcctgccgaTACAGAagctggtacatgcagggagccagctgcttaGGGGAGAGGAGCCCACTGGCTTCTTTCCTGGAGGGGACGGGACGCAAGCACGCCGAGTGGTTAGGGCAGCTGCATTACCGCAGAGTGAGCGTGGCCCTGAGTTACTGGCCTCTTACAtgccccagagagcagcagcaaTGAAAAATCTGTACAAAGGCTGGAGGCAGAACAGTTATTCAGGAAGGCCAGATGCTTTATTTGTGTATTTTAAGAACTATTAACACCCTTTGCAACGCATGCTGGGCCACGACAGGATGGCACGTCCAGCCTCAGACAGGTCCACGGGCCAGATTCACAATTTAAAGGGTAATTATCTTCAGGGTGGATTCCGCCCCCACTGACGGTGGCTGACTGTTTCCAGCAATACTGAAAGACTGAAAGTTACATGCCGAAGACTCGCCTACTAGAATCTGAGTGTTACATTTCGGG
Coding sequences:
- the KIAA1191 gene encoding putative monooxygenase p33MONOX isoform X2, producing the protein MSLPIGMHRRAFSYDDALEDTAPMTPPPSDMHSNVLWKQPVIPERKYQELSKVEEGEASVYPSVITPSSSTESVNKVPVVKAKATHIIMNSLITKQTQESIQRFERQAGLRDAGYTPHKGLTAEETKYHRVAEALHKLKMQSGEMAREDKPASSTQSTPSSTPHSSPKQKHRGWFSQGSSTSITGPDLDSDGGDRDRIASEKWSLFGPKAVQKSANDPGAFTIQPYKGAQKPSPMELIRAQATRMAEDPATFRPPRMDIPAMEGKKQSARSHNLQPRDLNVLTPTGF